Within the Pseudomonas mendocina genome, the region ACTATCACGCGCATCGCGGTCAGGTCCGCGCTCAACCAGCAGCCCCTCATCCCACGGAGAAGGCGTTACCCCCGCACTTCCCAGAAGACTGTTGATCAACGCAATGGACGCAGGATCATTGGTCAATACCGCCAAGTTCTGATCGCAGCCATCTGCGACTACGTCGGCTTGGGAGAAGAATGTTCCGCAGTTATCAACAACGGTTTGATCCCACTCCAACTGATAGAAAGCCTCCATCGACAGATTGTCGGTAAGGCTTTGCGCCACATAGAACATGTTGACCGGGATCAAACCCTCCTTGATCTCGGCACCTGGGCGTCGGAAAGCAGCCACATCAACAGGGTTGATGGCGTTGATGCCATTCTGGATGAAAGTACTCTCGCCCCAGCTCACAACCTGCTTACCCAAGCGTACAGAGCCGGGTTGATTGCCAATGGCATAGTTGTGATAGATGAAGGCATCGAGAATTTCGGCACCGGAAGACTGCGCGCCTTCTTTACGATTGCTGTCGCTGATGTCCTTGAACGGGCGACTTTCATCTTTCAGCTCGAAGTCATACCAGTACTTCCCACGAACGAATACACCGGTATCGCCATATTTCAATTCGAGGTCATGGATACCCTTGAAGATTTTGGAGAAAGTCTCACCGCGTTTGAAGTTCAGGTGACCATCATCCGAAGTTTGGGATAGACCACGACCACCATTGTTCACGCCGATGAGATCCTTGTCGGCTTTTTCGGTCGACCAGCTAGCACCAACGGAGAGCTGCGAGTCGAACTGCCCTTCGATCTCACCGATATTGAAGGTCACGCCGAATGCCGGTGCGGCAAGGGTAGAGGCGAGGCTGACGGCAAGCGGCAGTTTCGCCAGGCGCCAGTAGGGTGTTGTTTTTGTCATCGACGCTACTCCATGTGTTTTTTGTTATGGATGCTTGGACTATAGCCAGCGGGTGGTACTGCTTGATCCCTCGAAAGTGTGATTTGCAGCCCCCAGGCACTCTGGCTCGCAGGTTTCAGGCCCTGCCCCTAGCCAAGCATGGACGTGAAACAGCAATTAGCAAGCCAAACGCTTGTTTGACTGACCAGTCACACCAACCAGCCAGTCAGTTCGCACCTCACAGCGTAGACAGGAACGCGCTGCCAGCCTCCTGCCACTGGGCGATTTCGACGCGGATGCGCTTCTTGTCCAGTTTGCCGACACTGGTCTTGGGAATTTCAGTAACAAGCGCGATCTGCGTGGGAATCGCCCACTTGTTGATGTGACCCTGCTCGACGAAAGGCTTGAGGTGGTCCTTGAGCCCCTTGGCGTCCAATCCCTGCTCTTCACGCAGCACCAGCAATGCGAAAGGACGTTCGCCCCACTGCGGGTCCGGCACACCCACCACCGCGACCTCACGCACCGTCGGATGTCGACTGATCAGGTCCTCCAGCTCCAGAGAGGAAATCCACTCGCCACCGGTCTTGATCACATCCTTGATGCGGTCACGAATTTCGATGAAGCCCATGCCGTCGATGGTCGCCACGTCGCCGGTATGCAGCCAGCCATGGGCCCAGAGCTCCTCGCCCTTTTCCGGCTCACGGAAATAGCCTTGGGTCAGCCAGGGCGCACGCAGCACCAGCTCGCCTTGCGATTCACCGTCGCTCGGCAGCAGCTTGCCATCGGCATCCATGATCGCGGCCTCCACCAGCGGTACCGGAATGCCGGCTTTGATTCGGTAAGTGGTGCGCTCGTCCTCGCTGCCGGCACGTAACTCTTCATTGAGGTAGGCACAGGAAATCAGCGGGCAGGTTTCGGACATCCCGTAGGCCGCAGTCAGCTGGATACCACGAGCCTTGGCCGCCTCGTAGAGGGCGCGATTCAGTGCGCTGCCGCCGATGATCATCTTCATGCCGCCAAAATCATGGCCCTGCGCACCGGGTGCTCCCAGCACCATCTGCAAAATGGTCGGGACGCAGTGGGAGAAGTTGACCTTCTCCTCCTTGATCAGCCGGCAAAGCATGTCCGGTTCGTAGCGACCGGGGTACACCTGCTTGACCCCGAGCATGGTGGCCACGTACGGCACGCCCCAGGCATGCACATGGAACATAGGCGTGATCGGCATGTAGACATCGTCATTGCCCAACAGGCGAATGCTGTCCAGTCCTCCCATGGTGGTGGCCATGGACATGGTGTGCAGCACCAGTTGCCGATGGGTGAAGTAAACCCCCTTGGGGTTGCCGGTGGTGCCGGTGGTATAGAAGGTGGTAGCGACCGAGTTCTCGTCGAAATCGGCGAAGTCGTAGTGTGGGCTCGCCGCCGCCAGCAGGCTCTCGTACTCGCCGACCAGGCTCGGCAACTCGGCACTCTTGTCCTCACCATCGCTCAGCAGCAGGGTTTTCTCCACCGTGGTCAGTTGACCGGCAATACCGTTGTACAGCGGCACGAACTCGCTGTTGACCAGTACGAAGCGGTCTTCGGCGTGATTCATGGTGTAGAGGATCTGATCCGGTGACAGGCGAATGTTGATGGTGTGCAGCACCGCGCCGAGCATGGGAATGGCGAACATGCACTCGAGATAGCGGTGGCTGTCCCAATCCATCACTGCCACGGTATCACCAGCCTTGACCCCGGCCTCACTGAGCACGTTGGCCAGACGCGCGACCCGCTCGTTGAAAGTCGCATAGCTGTAGCGCAGCTTGTCGCGATAGACGATTTCACGGGTCTTCTCGTAGCGACTACCGGAGAGCAGTAGGCGCTTGATGAGCAGCGGATAGGCGTGAGCGTTTTCGGCGGAGGGGATCAGTCGGGTCTGCAGCATGAAATCACCTTGAGGCACGCTAGAAATTGGTATGCAGCGACTCTAGAGCGGCTCGCGCAGCGCTCAATCAGCCCAAAGAATGATTTGCCACGTGACTCTATGGCCACTTTTGGTCACAGGTTAGAATCGATCCAACCGGCCAGTTCTGAAGCAGGCTGAACCGAACCACTCTCTCGTTCGAGGTAACACATGTCCGATATCGTCATCGTCAGCGGCGCCCGTACGCCGATGGGCGGCTTTCAAGGCAGTCTGGCCAGCGTGCCTGCCGTCGAGCTGGGCGCTGCCGCCATTCGCGAAGCGATCAAGCGCGCCGGTATCGAGCCGGCCGACGTACAGGAAGTAATCATGGGCTGCGTGCTGCCCGCCGGCCTCAAGCAAGGCCCGGCGCGCCAGGCGTCGCTCAATGCCGGCCTGCCAGCCGCCACGGGCTGCACCACCATCAACAAGCTGTGCGGTTCGGGCATGAAGGCGGTGATGATGGCCTTCGACTCGCTGAAGGCCGGTAGCAACCAGGTCATGATCGCCGGCGGCATGGAAAGCATGTCCAACGCGCCCTATGTGCTGGAAAAGGCCCGCACCGGTCTACGCATGGGACATGCCGAGATCAAGGATCATATGTTCCTCGACGGGCTGGAAGATGCTCGCACCGGACGCCTTATGGGCTCCTTCGCCCAGGAGACGGCCGACACCTACGGCATCACTCGCGAAGAGATGGATGCCTATGCCATCGAGTCGCTCAAGCGCGCCCAAACCGCGATCAAGGACGGCTCGCTGGACGCGGAGATCGTCCCGATCACCGTCACGTCGCGCAAGGGCGAGGTGGTGGTCAAGGATGACGAGCAGCCGCTGACTGCCAATCTGGGCAAGATTCCCACGCTAAAGCCGGCCTTCAAGAAGGACGGCACCATCACCGCGGCCAACGCCAGCTCGATCTCCGACGGTGCCAGCGCCCTGCTGCTGATGACCGCAGATGAAGCGGCCAGGCGCGCTCTCAAACCAGTCGCCAAGGTCGTTGCCCACGCGACTCAAAGCCAGGACCCGAGCGAGTTCACCCTGGCCCCCATCGGAGCCATGAGCAACCTGTTGAAAAAGACCGGCTGGAGCAAGGACGAGATCGACCTGTTCGAGATCAATGAAGCTTTCGCCATGGTGACCATGCTGGCCATGCGCGAGCACGGCCTGGACCATGCCAAGGTCAACGTGTTCGGCGGCGCCTGCGCTCAGGGGCATCCAGTCGGCTCAACCGGCTCGCGGATCATCCTCACCCTGATCAACGCCCTGCAGAAGAGGGGCGGCAAGCGCGGCATCGCATCACTGTGCATCGGTGGAGGCGAAGCGACAGCGATAGCCATAGAACTGTTGTAACACTGTCCTTCATGAAAGAGCCCCGCAACTGCGGGGCTCTTTCGTTTAGCGCATCTCGCTCATCGCCAGCTTCACACCGATTCCCACCAGCACCGCGCCCATCAGTCGGTCGAACCAGTGCCCCATGCGGGCAAAGCCGGCGCGCACGCGCTGCTGGCTGAACAGCCAGGCCACCAGGCAGAACCAGAACGCCGTCGCCAGCGCCAGATAAAGGCCGTAACCGGCCTGCACCGCCACTGGCGTATGCGGATTGATCACTACGGTGAACAGCGACAGGAAGAACAGCGTTGCCTTGGGGTTGAGCCCGTTGGTGATGAACCCGGTGACGAAGGCACCACGACCGCTGCGCTCGCCTGCTGCCAGGTTCAGCTCGGCACTGGCCGGATCGGCCGGTCGCGCGCGCAGCGCCTTGATGCCGATATACAACAGATAAGCCGCCGCCAGCCATTTCAGCGCGTTGAACAGGACAATGGACTGCGACACGATCAGGCCGATACCGAGCAACGAATAAGTAACGTGGACCAGAATCCCGGTGCCTACACCAAAAGCGGTGAACAACCCGGCGCGCCGACCGTAGCCGACGCTCTCGCGCACGACGATGGCGAAATCCGGCCCAGGACTGGCCACTGCCAGCAGGTGAATCAGGGCAACAGTGAGAAATTCACTCCAGTACATGGCGGCTCCGCATCAACGGTGAAGGTCTGGTAGGCTCGCCAATCTACTCTTGCGACCCACCTGCGAAAAGGTACAGCTGATGAGCAACAGCCTCCGCGCCGTCTTCCTCGACCACGCCTCCCTCGACCTTGGCGACCTCGATATGCAACCGCTGCATCAGGCGTTCGCCGAGCTGACCCTGCACGCGCACACGCGTCCGGATCAGGTCGCCGAACGCCTGCAAGGCGCTCAGGTCGCCATCAGCAACAAGGTGCCGCTGGACGCTGCCACCTTCGCGGCCTGCCCCGAGCTGAAGCTGGTGCTGGTGGCTGCCACGGGCACCAATAATATTGATCTGAAGGCAGCCAGCGCTCATGGCGTAACCGTCTGCAACTGTCAGGGCTACGGCACACCATCGGTTGCGCAGCACACCCTGATGCTGTTGCTGGCGCTGGCCACACGCCTGCCCGACTACCAGCGCGATATCGCCGCGGGCCGCTGGCAGCAAGCCAGCCAGTTCTGCCTGCTCGATCACCCCATCGTCGAGCTCGAAGGCAAGACCCTGGGCATGCTCGGCCATGGCGAACTGGGCGGCGCCGTTGCCCGCCTGGCAGAAGCCTTCGGCATGCGCGTGCTGCTCGGCCAGTTGCCTGGCCGCCCGGCGCGCGCCGATCGCCTGCCACTGCACGAACTGTTGCCACAGGTCGATGCACTGACCCTGCACTGCCCGCTCAACGAGCAGACGCGCAACATGATTGGTGCGCAGGAGTTGGCGCTGATGAAACCCCGCGCGTTCCTGATCAACACCGCTCGTGGCGGCCTGATCGACGAACAGGCACTGGCCGATACGCTGCGCCGCGGCCATCTCGGCGGAGCAGCCACTGACGTACTGCTGCAAGAGCCTCCGAAGGACGGCAATCCGCTGCTGGCCACAGACATTCCGCGCCTGATCATCACCCCGCACAGCGCCTGGGGCAGCCAGGAAGCCCGCCAGCGCATCGTCGGGCAGATGGTCGAGAACGCAGCCGGCTTCTTCGCCGGTGCGCCGCTGCGAGTCGTCGGGTAAGCTGCGCAGCTTTTTCAGGCAGGTACCACCATGGATGCACGAAGCGAAGTACTCCTGCGCCAGGCCGAGCTATTCGAAGGCGAGTTGCTGTTGGCTGGCCTGCCAGCCGACGATCTGCTCGGTGCGTTGCCACAGGCGAGAGGCTGGAACTGGCATGCCGGTGATCAGGCGCTGCTCTCGACGCGCTTTGCCGACCGCAGCCACTTCGGCACGCAGATGGCAGAAGGTGACTACCGCGCCGCCGTGCTGTTCCTGCCCAAGTCGCGTGAACTGACCGATTACCTTCTGCAAGCCCTGGCATCGCGCCTGGCCGGCAAACCGCTGTACCTGGTCGGAGAAAAGCGTGGCGGTATCGAACGCGCATCGAAACAATTGGCCGCCTATGGCAAGCCACGCAAGATCGACAGCGCGCGGCATTGCCAGCTCTGGTGCGTCGAGGTAGAGCAGGCGCCGCCCGCCCCCGACCTGCATGCCTTGGCACAAAGTTATTCACTGCAGTTGGCCGACGATGCACTGGAGATCGTTACTCTGCCCGGCGTTTTCGCCCACGGCCGACTCGACCGCGGTAGCGCGCTGCTGCTCGAACATCTGGATGAACTGCCTAACGGCCACATACTGGACTTCGGCTGCGGTGCTGGCGTGCTCGGCGCCGCACTCAAACGACGCTATCCAGACAGCGAGCTGAGCCTGCTGGATGTCGACGCCTTCGCACTGGAGAGCAGCCGCCTGACCCTCGCACGCAACGGCCTTTCAGCCAACCTGATCGCCGGTATCGGAATCGAGTCGGCACCAGAAGGATTGAGCGCCATCGTCAGCAACCCGCCGTTTCATCAAGGCGTGCACACCGACTACCAAGCCAGTGAGAACCTGCTGAGCCAGGCAGCCCAACACTTGATAAAAGGTGGCGAACTGCGCCTGGTGGCCAACAGCTTCCTCAAATACCCGCCATTGATCGAGCGTCATCTCGGCCCCTGCCGCACCCTGGCCGAGGCAGAGGGTTTTCGCATCTACAGTGCACGCCGCTGAATTGGGCTTGCCCACAACACAACGCTTGGGCACAATTGCGCCCGTCCTAGGGGAGTAGTCTCCCGCGAGCGCCCTGCTCGCCCGGCATGCGTCAACACACTTGCTCCGCAGAGCATGGCGCATGCGACCCAAGGCCTTCATAGAGAGGCCTGAGGTTTGACAAGACCTATGACACGCACAACCTCACCCGGGGCGGGAAGGTCGTTCGTGTCATAAGCCGTGTCGACCCGCCCCCTTTAGGAAACCTGATGCTGGAATCCCTGTTCGTCCCCACCCTCATCGTTGCGCTCGCTGAAATCGGCGACAAGACGCAGCTGCTCGCCCTGCTCCTGGCCGCACGCTTTCGCCGCCCCTGGCCAATCATCTGGGGCATCGTCGTCGCCACGATGGCCAACCACTTCGCAGCAGGCGCCATCGGCAACTGGGTCGCTGGTTTTTTCTCTCCTGCGACACTCAGCTGGATTCTCGCTGCGAGCTTCGTCGCCGTGGCGGCCTGGACGCTGGTGCCGGACAAGCTGGATGAGGACGAAGAATCGAGTCTGAAGAAATACGGTCCCTTCCTTACCACGCTGATCGCTTTCTTCCTTGCCGAAATGGGCGACAAGACTCAGGTCGCGACCGTGATGCTGGCAGCGCAGTATCCGCACTTCATCCTGGTGGTGATCGGCACCACGCTAGGCATGCTGCTGGCCAACGTGCCCGTGGTACTGGCGGGGAACTTCGCTGCCGAGCGCCTGCCACTGACACTGATTCGTCGGCTGGCAGCCTGCGCCTTCGCGGCCTTGGCAGTCTATGCGGGCTACCAGGCGATGAAGTTGAGCGGCCTGACCTGACACATCCATGACGCCAGCAAACTGGCATTTCAGCCAATTCCAGCCCCCTCCTGCCTGCTGCTACAGTTCGCGCCAGTCACATGGTTCGCAGCAGAGTCAGGAGAGCGACATGTCATTGGATGATCGCAAGAGGGTGGTGTGCCAGCATATCGACCTTGTCTGGAACAAGGGCCGTCTGGCACTGGGCGAGCAACTGCACAGTAGTGATTTTCTCTACAAGAGCTCGTTCGTTGGCCACCCTCTCGACAGCGCCGCGTTTTCCCGCATGGTGCAGGACATTCGCCACGCCATGCCGGATCTGCAGGTGGTGGTCGAGGAGTGCATCGCCGAAGGCTACAAGGTGATGACCTGGAGCACCCTGATCGGCACCATTCAGAAACCTGCACTGGGCTACCCGCCCAGCGACAGAGTGCTGAGCATTTCCGCCATGGCCTACTGGAAACTCACGCCCGGCAACGAAATCCAGGAAATCTGCACCCTGTTCGACATGGAAAGCTTCCGTGCTCAACTGGGCATGCAAAACCGCCCACTCGCCGAAACAGCTCAGCTCTGAAACGAAAACGGCGTGTCGTGGACCTCACGACACGCCGTTTTCTTCGACCTTGCGATTCAACGCCCAGCCTTGGCCTGCTCGTAAAGCGGCATCACCTTGGGGATTGCCGCCTGCAATGAGGCGATTCGACTGCTGGAGGCCGGGTGGGTACTCATGAACTCGGGCGGCGCATTGCCGCCAGCAGCTTCCATCTTCTGCCACAAACTGATGGCTGCATTCGGGTTGTACCCCGCACGAGCCGCCAGCTCCAGGCCGATCAGGTCGGCCTCATTCTCGTTACTGCGGCTATTGGGCAAAGTCAGGCTGTACTGCACCACGGTATCGGCCAGCGCCATGCCGCTCTCGCCGAGACCAAGCAGCGCGCCAGCGCCCTGCTTGGCGACCTGGATGCCATAGGCCTTGGACATCGCCTCACGGCTGTGTTCGCGTAGGGCGTGCGCCATCTCATGGCCCATGATCGCGGCGATTTCGTCATCAGTGAGTTTCAGTTGCTCGATGATGCCGCTGTAGAAAATGATCTTTCCGCCCGGGCCACAGTTGGCATTGAGCTCAGGACTCTTGATCAGGTTGACCTCCCATTGCCAGTTGGCAGCATCCGGGCGAAAACGCGGCGCCTGCGGAATCAGGCGACCAGCGACAGTCTGCAGTCGCTTGGCATTGGCACTGGTCTTGTCCAGAGCGCCCTTGCTTGATGCTTCGCTCAGCGTCTGCTGATAGGACTGCGCATACATCTGATTGACTTCTTCGGCTGACAGCATGCTGAACATGTACTGCTTGCGCTCTACGCCAACCGCTCCGCCGCTGGTTGTATTGACTGCCTGACAACCGGCCAACAGCAGCGCGGCCGTCAGACCACCCAGATAAAGAACCTTGCTCATCGAGCCATCTCCTTGAATCGGACGCACTATGCTAGGCCGCCCCCGCAGCGCGGGCAACAGCGCCACTTGCGCAATAGCCGTGCGCCATCTTTGCTGAATACGACACCCGCCTGTTTGTTAGCACCAGCCCATTAAGGTTTGACCTGCCACCGCCGATAGCCCGTGGCAGGCGCATTTTGCGCCCGGGAGCCCCCATGAAGTTCAAGTCGATCCAGTTTTCAGTCGCTCTCCTCGCCGGCACCAGTGTGCTCGCGGTGGTGGTGGCGTTGGTGCTTTACGCGCTGTTCGCCAGCGGACGAACCCAAAGCCTGGTGCAAGAACGAACCCAAGCGTTACTGGAACAAGTCATCGAACAGCGCCTGTATGCGATGGCGCAAGCGCAGGTCAGCCAGATTCAACGCGAACTGGAAGCTCCCTTGCAGATAACCGCCGATCTGGCACGCGCCAACGCCATGCTTGGCATGACCGACGATAACGGTAGCCCGCTGCTCAGCATCAGCCGCGAGGAGCTGGCCAACCTGGTGCGTGAAACCACGGCGCAGAATCCGAAGCTGCTTGGCAGCTACTTGGGTTGGGAACCGAACGTCTTCGACGCCAGCGACGACATCTATGCCGGCAGCAAGGAAAACGGCTACGACGGCACCGGCCGCTTCCTACCCTGGTGGTATCGCAATGCCGATGGCAGCCTCGGTGTCGACTCCATCGGCTCGATGGAAAGCGAGAAACTGCTGCCCACAGGCGTGCGTGAGGGCGAATACTACCTATGCGCCAAAGAGCGCAAGCGCCCCTGTGTGATCGATCCAGCGCCCTACGATGTCGGCGGCAAGATGACCATGCTCGCTTCCTTTACCTCGCCGATTCTGGTCAATGGCGAATTCCGTGGCATTGCTGGCGCAGACCT harbors:
- a CDS encoding fatty acid--CoA ligase yields the protein MLQTRLIPSAENAHAYPLLIKRLLLSGSRYEKTREIVYRDKLRYSYATFNERVARLANVLSEAGVKAGDTVAVMDWDSHRYLECMFAIPMLGAVLHTINIRLSPDQILYTMNHAEDRFVLVNSEFVPLYNGIAGQLTTVEKTLLLSDGEDKSAELPSLVGEYESLLAAASPHYDFADFDENSVATTFYTTGTTGNPKGVYFTHRQLVLHTMSMATTMGGLDSIRLLGNDDVYMPITPMFHVHAWGVPYVATMLGVKQVYPGRYEPDMLCRLIKEEKVNFSHCVPTILQMVLGAPGAQGHDFGGMKMIIGGSALNRALYEAAKARGIQLTAAYGMSETCPLISCAYLNEELRAGSEDERTTYRIKAGIPVPLVEAAIMDADGKLLPSDGESQGELVLRAPWLTQGYFREPEKGEELWAHGWLHTGDVATIDGMGFIEIRDRIKDVIKTGGEWISSLELEDLISRHPTVREVAVVGVPDPQWGERPFALLVLREEQGLDAKGLKDHLKPFVEQGHINKWAIPTQIALVTEIPKTSVGKLDKKRIRVEIAQWQEAGSAFLSTL
- a CDS encoding thiolase family protein, which encodes MSDIVIVSGARTPMGGFQGSLASVPAVELGAAAIREAIKRAGIEPADVQEVIMGCVLPAGLKQGPARQASLNAGLPAATGCTTINKLCGSGMKAVMMAFDSLKAGSNQVMIAGGMESMSNAPYVLEKARTGLRMGHAEIKDHMFLDGLEDARTGRLMGSFAQETADTYGITREEMDAYAIESLKRAQTAIKDGSLDAEIVPITVTSRKGEVVVKDDEQPLTANLGKIPTLKPAFKKDGTITAANASSISDGASALLLMTADEAARRALKPVAKVVAHATQSQDPSEFTLAPIGAMSNLLKKTGWSKDEIDLFEINEAFAMVTMLAMREHGLDHAKVNVFGGACAQGHPVGSTGSRIILTLINALQKRGGKRGIASLCIGGGEATAIAIELL
- a CDS encoding LysE family translocator translates to MYWSEFLTVALIHLLAVASPGPDFAIVVRESVGYGRRAGLFTAFGVGTGILVHVTYSLLGIGLIVSQSIVLFNALKWLAAAYLLYIGIKALRARPADPASAELNLAAGERSGRGAFVTGFITNGLNPKATLFFLSLFTVVINPHTPVAVQAGYGLYLALATAFWFCLVAWLFSQQRVRAGFARMGHWFDRLMGAVLVGIGVKLAMSEMR
- a CDS encoding 2-hydroxyacid dehydrogenase, encoding MSNSLRAVFLDHASLDLGDLDMQPLHQAFAELTLHAHTRPDQVAERLQGAQVAISNKVPLDAATFAACPELKLVLVAATGTNNIDLKAASAHGVTVCNCQGYGTPSVAQHTLMLLLALATRLPDYQRDIAAGRWQQASQFCLLDHPIVELEGKTLGMLGHGELGGAVARLAEAFGMRVLLGQLPGRPARADRLPLHELLPQVDALTLHCPLNEQTRNMIGAQELALMKPRAFLINTARGGLIDEQALADTLRRGHLGGAATDVLLQEPPKDGNPLLATDIPRLIITPHSAWGSQEARQRIVGQMVENAAGFFAGAPLRVVG
- a CDS encoding class I SAM-dependent methyltransferase, with translation MDARSEVLLRQAELFEGELLLAGLPADDLLGALPQARGWNWHAGDQALLSTRFADRSHFGTQMAEGDYRAAVLFLPKSRELTDYLLQALASRLAGKPLYLVGEKRGGIERASKQLAAYGKPRKIDSARHCQLWCVEVEQAPPAPDLHALAQSYSLQLADDALEIVTLPGVFAHGRLDRGSALLLEHLDELPNGHILDFGCGAGVLGAALKRRYPDSELSLLDVDAFALESSRLTLARNGLSANLIAGIGIESAPEGLSAIVSNPPFHQGVHTDYQASENLLSQAAQHLIKGGELRLVANSFLKYPPLIERHLGPCRTLAEAEGFRIYSARR
- a CDS encoding TMEM165/GDT1 family protein, translated to MLESLFVPTLIVALAEIGDKTQLLALLLAARFRRPWPIIWGIVVATMANHFAAGAIGNWVAGFFSPATLSWILAASFVAVAAWTLVPDKLDEDEESSLKKYGPFLTTLIAFFLAEMGDKTQVATVMLAAQYPHFILVVIGTTLGMLLANVPVVLAGNFAAERLPLTLIRRLAACAFAALAVYAGYQAMKLSGLT
- a CDS encoding ketosteroid isomerase-related protein; translated protein: MSLDDRKRVVCQHIDLVWNKGRLALGEQLHSSDFLYKSSFVGHPLDSAAFSRMVQDIRHAMPDLQVVVEECIAEGYKVMTWSTLIGTIQKPALGYPPSDRVLSISAMAYWKLTPGNEIQEICTLFDMESFRAQLGMQNRPLAETAQL
- a CDS encoding M48 family metallopeptidase; translated protein: MSKVLYLGGLTAALLLAGCQAVNTTSGGAVGVERKQYMFSMLSAEEVNQMYAQSYQQTLSEASSKGALDKTSANAKRLQTVAGRLIPQAPRFRPDAANWQWEVNLIKSPELNANCGPGGKIIFYSGIIEQLKLTDDEIAAIMGHEMAHALREHSREAMSKAYGIQVAKQGAGALLGLGESGMALADTVVQYSLTLPNSRSNENEADLIGLELAARAGYNPNAAISLWQKMEAAGGNAPPEFMSTHPASSSRIASLQAAIPKVMPLYEQAKAGR